In Fusarium oxysporum Fo47 chromosome XI, complete sequence, the following are encoded in one genomic region:
- a CDS encoding quinon protein alcohol dehydrogenase-like superfamily, with protein sequence MRSACIYYRNWAAVILRDAVKLDDWSGEFNTIKDAERLIRKDIEQYDHQNIRLKLGKIETSALEQAESLEGICKILREEARLKEKNEQDDNDKDCLAALLITDPRMDKKRIQNQKGDPLKESYEWILKSDIYQTFIDDPSSRVLWINGPPGKGKTMLLCGIIDELQKSLRPISFFLCQANVKEEDLSSDIAVMRGLIYVLLEHQPSLISAIRPSYDKQKDRLFNSINSSELLGDILTTMLQDPSLRDTIFLVDALDECNINRSKFTNLIVDLSESCSAKWIVSSRDWPEIHQELADATGLISLNLEQEHESVSRAVKSYISKKVDDLTKTKWKNDLELKERVFDYMQSHADDTFLWVALVCERLANSGIRKRLVMEELPRFPKSLTALYQAMMDRIIDSSEADRLKQILALVCVAYRPIKSAEISTLVETMAGYDEDDVKDAIASCGSFLTLQDGEIFFVHQSAKEFLQSQAHATIFPRGLAHQHSHILSKCLGAMENTLRQDIYELSSPGAVKPVEVHDTDPLCPIKYSCVYWAQHLSKSDSLQDSDLSSLRRVLNFLQTKFTNWLEALSLMNDLSTAITSILVLKATLADMQMQELTDFICDAHRFIYHHKPTIEIAPLQVYASALIFSPECSVVRKQFSYQMPEWIIVKPEMDNHWDTHTQTIYTLPDADHANYSPDGRYLVVSNGSVSNIYETVTGDLVHQEKTYLSFFMAVYSPDGLFLCCGADEGIVILDATTFRLIRKLEVEARQCFFLPEGNNIAVVFKEHITVLDWKTGERVSSLDRSISKHSEAALLSATHIVAISPDATEFKIWDLFTGDCKHTFNWDVKKIDAVTCSFDGHWIAALSIFTTRLWYLDDTHGWVHQYDLSGEYPVRCLSFSADSRMLISGSYDNLIRVWDETGACIEILKGHSRPIRSLSVCQMRNQLASGSYDGTVKLWDLPDILSDQLRQERPSSVQTCDYSLQASEQSSCFVKDLRMVSLLFSPTGSMLASISYEGKTHIWDTVTDICTNILVSGGASGLHGVSFTPDDRLVAMKDMDGKLGVWDTKLMTQIHFSDLEDSERRYETPLAFSPEGEWLLTFGRDESPFTIRKISHPYVVKEFGSLAADAPPYNTSELEEPFWRIPTCYGILGVGKPSDFEGTGRIGWGVSLEMDWIMRGNERMLWIPADYRRLALDVSGSRVAFLCPSGQIKIIKFQ encoded by the exons ATGAGAAGCGCTTGTATCTATTATCGTAATTGGGCAGCTGTCATCCTAAGGGATGCAGTTAAGCTTGATGATTGGTCCGGGGAGTTCAACACTATCAAAGATGCAGAACGTCTCATTCGCAAGGACATAGAACAGTACGACCACCAGAATATCAGGTTAAAGCTTGGCAAGATAGAAACATCCGCACTTGAACAAGCAGAGTCGCTTGAAGGTATCTGCAAGATCCTGAGAGAGGAGGCACGAttgaaagaaaagaatgagCAAGATGACAACGACAAGGACTGTCTCGCCGCCCTATTGATCACTGACCCTCGCATGGATAAGAAAAGGATCCAAAATCAAAAGGGTGATCCACTTAAGGAATCATATGAATGGATCCTGAAGAGCGACATCTACCAGACATTCATCGATGATCCATCAAGTCGGGTTTTGTGGATCAATGGACCACCTGGGAAGGGCAAAACGATGTTACTTTGTGGAATTATTGATGAACTACAGAAGAGTCTTAGGCCCATCTCGTTCTTTTTGTGTCAAGCAAACGTCAAAGAGGAGGACTTGTCCAGCGACATTGCCGTTATGAGAGGCTTGATctatgttcttcttgagcatcagCCATCTCTGATATCTGCGATTCGCCCAAGCTATGACAAGCAAAAAGACAGGCtcttcaacagcatcaaTAGCAGTGAACTTCTCGGCGACATTCTAACCACGATGCTTCAAGACCCAAGTCTACGTGACACAATCTTTCTTGTGGACGCTCTGGACGAGTGCAACATCAACAGGTCGAAGTTCACAAACCTCATCGTGGATCTATCTGAGTCATGTAGCGCCAAGTGGATCGTGTCGAGCCGCGACTGGCCTGAGATCCATCAGGAGCTTGCAGATGCGACGGGGTTGATCTCGCTTAACCTTGAACAAGAGCACGAGTCGGTCTCTCGGGCTGTCAAGTCATATATCAGCAAGAAGGTTGATGATCTCACAAAGACGAAGTGGAAAAATGATTTGGAGTTGAAAGAAAGAGTCTTCGATTATATGCAGTCTCATGCCGATGATACATTCCTTTGGGTAGCCCTAGTGTGCGAAAGACTTGCCAACTCTGGTATCAGAAAGCGTCTGGTCATGGAGGAGCTACCGAGGTTTCCGAAGAGCCTTACAGCACTTTACCAGGCCATGATGGACCGAATAATAGATTCATCCGAAGCTGATCGACTGAAACAGATCCTGGCTTTGGTTTGTGTTGCTTACCGACCCATCAAATCCGCCGAGATATCGACACTCGTTGAGACCATGGCTGGCtacgatgaagatgatgtaaAAGACGCCATCGCCTCTTGCGGCTCCTTCTTGACACTTCAGGATGGGGAGATATTCTTTGTACATCAATCAGCCAAGGAGTTTCTTCAAAGCCAGGCTCACGCCACAATATTTCCTCGTGGACTAGCACACCAGCATTCACACATATTATCAAAATGCCTTGGGGCAATGGAGAACACCCTGCGGCAGGATATATATGAACTCAGTTCACCTGGCGCCGTCAAACCGGTTGAAGTCCATGATACCGATCCGTTGTGTCCTATCAAATACTCATGCGTATATTGGGCTCAACACCTTTCCAAGTCGGACTCTTTACAGGACTCAGACCTTTCAAGCCTCAGAAGAGTGTTGAATTTTCTTCAGACGAAATTTACGAATTGGTTAGAGGCACTAAGTCTCATGAATGATCTCTCTACAGCAATTACAAGTATACTCGTCCTAAAAGCCACACTC GCCGATATGCAAATGCAGGAGCTAACTGATTTCATTTGTGATGCTCATCGGTTTATCTACCATCACAAGCCCACTATCGAAATCGCTCCGCTTCAGGTGTACGCATCTGCCCTTATATTTAGCCCCGAGTGCAGTGTTGTTCGCAAACAATTCTCCTACCAGATGCCTGAATGGATCATCGTCAAGCCAGAGATGGACAACCACTGGGATACTCACACGCAAACAATATATACTCTCCCTGACGCAGATCACGCCAATTACTCTCCTGATGGCCGCTACCTAGTTGTTTCAAATGGATCGGTATCTAATATCTATGAGACAGTCACAGGTGATTTGGTTCATCAAGAGAAGACTTACTTATCTTTTTTCATGGCAGTATACTCTCCAGATGGGCTATTTCTATGCTGTGGAGCCGATGAAGGCATCGTTATTCTTGATGCAACCACGTTTAGGTTGATACGGAAACTAGAGGTTGAGGCTCGCCAATGCTTCTTCCTACCAGAAGGCAACAATATTGCAGTCGTGTTCAAAGAACATATTACCGTCTTGGACTGGAAAACTGGGGAACGTGTTTCTAGTCTCGACCGGAGTATCAGCAAACACAGCGAAGCAGCCTTGTTGTCCGCAACTCACATTGTCGCGATCTCACCAGATGCGACAGAGTTCAAGATTTGGGATTTATTCACCGGCGATTGCAAGCATACCTTCAATTGGGACGTCAAAAAGATCGATGCTGTGACCTGCTCATTTGATGGACATTGGATCGCAGCTCTGTCAATATTCACTACCCGACTCTGGTATTTGGATGATACGCACGGCTGGGTCCACCAATACGACTTGAGCGGTGAGTATCCTGTGCGGTGTCTCTCGTTCTCGGCCGATAGCCGCATGCTAATCTCAGGTTCATATGACAACCTTATCAGGGTCTGGGACGAGACAGGGGCCTGCATTGAGATTCTCAAGGGGCACTCACGGCCGATTCGCAGTTTATCAGTTTGTCAGATGCGAAACCAGCTAGCATCTGGAAGTTATGATGGAACAGTCAAGCTCTGGGACTTACCTGATATTCTTTCAGACCAATTGAGGCAGGAACGGCCATCATCGGTTCAGACATGTGATTATTCACTTCAGGCATCAGAACAAAGTTCTTGTTTCGTTAAAGATCTTCGTATGGTTAGCCTGTTGTTTTCCCCTACCGGCAGTATGTTAGCATCGATATCATATGAAGGAAAAACCCATATCTGGGATACGGTGACAGATATCTGCACAAACATTCTTGTTTCTGGTGGGGCTTCGGGTCTTCACGGGGTGAGCTTCACACCTGATGATAGACTAGTGGCAATGAAGGACATGGATGGCAAGCTCGGCGTTTGGGACACGAAACTGATGACGCAGATTCATTTTTCTGATTTAGAAGATTCAGA ACGTCGGTACGAAACGCCTTTGGCATTCTCCCCAGAAGGTGAATGGCTTTTGACATttggaagagatgagagCCCTTTTACCATCAGAAAGATAAGTCACCCCTACGTTGTAAAAGAATTTGGATCTCTTGCAGCAGATGCTCCACCGTATAACACGTCAGAACTCGAGGAACCTTTTTGGAGAATACCCACTTGTTATGGCATACTGGGCGTTGGTAAGCCTAGTGACTTCGAAGGCACAGGACGTATTGGATGGGGCGTGTCCCTCGAAATGGATTGGATTATGCGGGGGAATGAACGTATGCTCTGGATTCCCGCTGATTATCGTCGGTTGGCATTGGATGTTAGTGGTTCGCGAGTGGCCTTTCTTTGCCCTTCAGGCCAGATAAAAATCATCAAGTTCCAATAG